The window GTCCTGCTGGCCATAGGGGCGTTCATGGACAGCGGCGGTCTCGCCAAGGCGGGCGGCTGGGTCGCCGCCGTCGCCGGACTGCTGGCCTGGTACGGGGCCACCGCGGCCCTCGCCCACTGGCCGATGGCCGTCGGCAAGGCCCGGCGCGGCGCGGTCGCCGCGAGCTGAACGGCTACGTAAGAACGGAACGGCCCCGAGATTCTGGGGGCCGTTCTCGTCTATAAAAGGGTATTTTCTATCTCTTTCGCGCATGGGAGCATTTTGTTGATGAGTCGTCGGCACGATAGGCCGTGTGAAGGCGGACGCGGGGCGCAAGTATCGTGCGTACCCCACCGAGGTCCAGGACCAGGTCCTGGTGCGGTGGGGGCATACGGCGCGTGCTCTTTGGAACGTGGCTCTTGAGCAGCGGGTGTACCTGTGGGAGCAGCGTCGGTACACCCTGCGTTCTGTCGAGCAGAGCAAGTTCCTGACGGCCGCCCGGACCGACCTGGACTGGATGGGTGACCTGCCCGCGCAGTCCGGGCAGCAGATTCTGCGCAGCCTGGACCGTGCGTACGACAATTTCTGGAACCCAAGCCACCCCGCTGGGTTTCCGGCGCGGAAGAAGCGCGGGCACCGTCTGTCGATCCCGTTCCCTGGCCAGGCGGTCGAGGTCCGCAAGCTGAACCGTAAGTGGGCCGAGGTGCGTCTGCCCAAGCTCGGCTGGCTGCGGTTCCGGCTCTCCCGAGCGATCGGCGGCACGGTCCGCAATGCCACGGTGTCCCGGGACGGCAACGGCTGGCACGTCTCCTTCGGCGTCCACACGGGCCGCATGCCGGACGTGCCGAACGGGAAGCCCGCGTGCGGGGTGGACTTCGGGGTGGCCGCGTCCGCGTTCGTCTCCACCGAGACCACACCCCGCCTCATGCCCCGGTCACTGAAAGCCAAGGAGAAGAAGCGGCTCAGGGCGCTGGAGCAGCGCAAGGCGCGGCAGATCACCTACGCCAAGAAACACAACGGCGGGAAGTACAGCCGCCGCCTGCGCACGACGATCGCCCAGATCGCAAGGCTCACTACCCGCCGGGCCAACCGACGGCGGGACTTCACGCACAAACTCACCACCGACCTCGCCAAAAGCCACGGCCTGATCGGTATCGAAGACCTGCGCGTGAAGAGCATGACCGCCTCTGCGAAAGGCACTGCCGAGGCCCCGGGGAGGAACGTCCGGGCGAAGGCCGGGCTGAACCGGTCGGTCCTCGACAACACTCCGGGGGAGCGGCGGCGGCAGCTTGAGTACAAGGCCCGCATGTACGGGTCTGTACTCGTCGCCGTGCCGCCGTTCCACACCTCTCAGACCTGCGCCGCTTGCGACCTGGTCGATCCAGGGTCCCGTAAGGGATGCGGCCGGCTGTTCGCCTGCACTCGGTGCGGGCACGAGGACGACGCCGACCACAATGCCTCGATGGAGATCGAGGCCCGAGCCCGCCGGACGGGTGGCTCGGACATCAGCAGCACGCGCAGCATCCCCCGGATGCGAGTCCCGGCCACCGGCCGGAGGCGGATGCGTGAAGCCCTTCAGCCCGCCCACGCGGGCTGAAGGGAATCCCCGCCTTCAGCGCGGGGAGGATCGTCACTCGACGGTGACCGACTTCGCCAGGTTGCGCGGCTTGTCGATGTCGCGGCCCATGGCCAGGGCCGTGTGGTACGCGAGCAGCTGGAGCGGGATGCCCATCAGGATCGGGTCCAGCTCGTCCTCGTTCTTCGGGACGACGATGGTGTGGTCCGCCTTCTCCTGCTCGCGGTGGGCGACCGCCAGGATCCGGCCGCTGCGGGCCTTGATCTCCTCCAGCGCCGCGCGGTTCTTCTCCAGCAGGTCGTCGTCCGGGACGATCGCGACCGTCGGCAGCGAGGGCTCGATCAGGGCGAGGGGGCCGTGCTTGAGCTCGGAGGCCGGGTAGGCCTCGGCGTGGATGTAGGAGATCTCCTTCAGCTTGAGGGAGGCCTCCAGGGCCACCGGGTAGCCGCGCACCCGGCCGATGAACATCATCGACTTGGCCTCGGCGTACTCGGCCGCCAGCTTCTTGATGTCCTCTTCGCCGTCGAGGATCTCCTGGATCTGCGCGGGCAGCTTGCGCAGGCCCTCGATGATCCGCTTGCCGTCGGTGACCGACAGGTCCCGGATGCGGCCCAGGTGCACGGCCAGCAGCGCGAAGGCCACGACCGTGTTGGTGAAGCACTTGGTGGAGACGACGCAGACCTCGGGACCGGCGTGCACGTACACGCCGCCGTCGGCCTCGCGGGCGATCGCGGAGCCGACCACGTTGACCACGCCGAGGACGCGGGCGCCCTTGCGCTTGAGCTCCTGCACGGCCGCGAGCACGTCGTACGTCTCACCGGACTGGGAGACCGCGATGTAGAGGGTGTCGGGGTCCACGACCGGGTTGCGGTAGCGGAACTCGGAGGCCGGCTCGGCGTCCGCGGGGATCCGGGCCATGCCCTCGATGAGGCCGGCGCCGATGAGGCCCGCGTGGTACGAGGTGCCGCAGCCCAGGATCTTGACCCGGCGGATGCCGCGCGCCTCGCGCGGGTCCAGGTTCAGGCCGCCCAGGTGCACGGTGTTGAAGCGGTCGTCGATCCGGCCGCGCAGCACGCGGTCGACCGCGTCGGGCTGCTCGGAGATCTCCTTGTGCATGTAGGTGTCGTGACCGCCCATGTCGTACGAGGCGGCCTCCCACTCCACGGTCTCCGGGGTGGCGGTGGTCGTCGTGCCGGAGGTCGTGTAGGTGCGGAAGTCGTCGGCCTTGATGGTGGCCATCTCGCCGTCGCCGAGGGTGACGACCTGGCGGGTGTGGGCGACCAGAGCGGCGACGTCCGAGGCGACGAACATCTCCTTCTCGCCGATGCCGAGCACCACGGGGGAGCCGTTGCGGGCGACGACGATGCGGTCGGCGAAGTCGGCGTGCATGACGGCGATGCCGTAGGTGCCGTCGATGACCTTGAGCGCCTCGCGGACCTTCTCCTCCAGGGAGTCGGCCTGGGAGCGGGCGATCAGGTGGACGATGACCTCGGTGTCGGTCTCCGAGACGAAGACCACGCCGTCGGCCTCGAGCTTGGCGCGCAGCTCGGAGCAGTTGTCGACGATGCCGTTGTGGACGACGGCGACCTTGTTCTCCGGGTCCAGGTGCGGGTGGGAGTTGAGGTCGCTCGGGGCGCCGTGCGTGGCCCAGCGGGTGTGGGCGATGCCGGTGGTGCCGGCGAAGCGCTTGGGGACGCGGGACTCCAGCTCGCGGACCCGGCCCTTGGCCTTGACGACCTTCAGGGCCGGGGCCTTCGGGGTGTTGACCACGATGCCCGCGGAGTCGTATCCGCGGTATTCCAGTCGCTGCAGGCCTTCCAGCAGCAGCGGTGCCACGTCACGCTTGCCGATGTAACCGACGATTCCGCACATACGGTGTTGCCCCTCCTGAAGTTCGGTTCGTGTACTCGCTCGCGGCCGCGGGTGCGGCGGCAGGCTCAGCCGTAGACGATGCGGCGCAGCTGCCGGAGCGACAGCTCCGGAGGCGCCACGGCGCGGTGCGGCAGCTCGGCCGCGATCCGCTCGAAGATGTCCGCGTTGACCGCTCCGCCGGACTGCAGTTCACGGTGGCGGCGGCGGACGAACTCCTCGGTCGTCTCGTCGAAGTAGGCGAGCACGTCGAGTACCACCCGGGCGGCCTCGCCGCGCTGCAGCGCGGTGCTGCGCACCAGGTGGTCGACGAGGTCGTCATGCGACGGGCGGCGATCGAGCACCCGTAGATAATCGCGGCTGACGGCGTCGAACGCAAAGATCCTGCCCGATTTCGGGCAGGATCCCTCTGGTCTGGACCATCGGAGGTGCCCGGTGTGATCTCCTTCGGATGATTTTCGCCCGTCCGGGATTCGCACACGAGACGGGACGGCCCGCTTGGCCTATACCTGTGCGCATGAGAGTCCTGCGACGCACGCTCGGCGCCCTCCTCGTCCTCGGCGCGGCCCCGGCCTTTCTCACCGCCTGCACCACCGCCCGCGGGGACGACGCCCGGCCCGGCGACGACCCTCCCCCGGCCCTCGCCCCCTTCGAACGGCTCCTGCCGGCGCCGGCCTCCGCGGACGTCGCGGGCCCCGGGTACGCCTTCGGGCCGGGCACCGTCGTCCGCACCGGTCCGGGGCCGGACGAGGAGGTCCGCCGGGTGGGCGAGCTCCTCGCGGAGCAGCTGCGCGGCCCGAGCGGACTGCCGCTGCCGGTGGTCGACGGGGCGCAGGGGGACGGGATCCGGCTCAGGATCGACGAGGAGGCCGAAGGAGTCGGGGACGAGGGGTACCGGCTGGAGTCCGGCCCCGGCGGGGTCACCCTCACCGCGCGGACGCCGGCCGGGCTGTTCCACGCGGGACAGACGCTGCGCCAGCTGGTGCCCGTGTCCGGCCCCGGGACGGTGCCGGGCGGGACGATCACCGACGCGCCGCGCTTCGCGTACCGGGGGGCCATGGTCGACATCGCGCGGCACTTCTTCACGGTGGACCAGGTGAAGAGGTACGTGGACCAGCTCGCCCAGTACAAGGTCAACACGCTGCACCTGCACCTGACCGACGACCAGGGGTGGCGCCTCGCGATCGACTCCTGGCCGCGGCTGGCCCAGTACGGGGGCGGCAGCGAGGTCGGCGGCGGGCCCGGCGGCCACTGGACGAAGGACGAGTACCGCGAGCTGGTGGCGTACGCGGGGGAGCGCTACGTGGACGTGGTCCCGGAGATCGACATGCCGGGCCACATGAACGCGGCGCTCGCCTCCTACGCCGAGCTGAACTGCGACGGCAAGGCCCCGCCGCGGTACACCGGGACCAAGGTGGGATTCAGCTCGCTGTGCGTCGGCAAGGAGCGGACGTACGAGTTCATCGACGAGGTGCTCGGCGAGCTGGCGGAGCTGACGCCCGGCCGCTACCTGCACATCGGCGGCGACGAGGCGCACGTGACGCCCGCGGCGGACTACGCGGCCTTCATGGACCGGGCGCAGGCGGTGGTGGGGCGGTACGGCAAGACGGTGGTGGCCTGGCACCAGCTGGCGCAGGCCCGGCCGGCGCAGGGAGCGGTGCTCCAGTACTGGGGCCACGACAAGACCCCGGCCGCGGACAAGGCGGCCGTGGCGGCGGCGGCGAAGGCGGGGCACCCGGTGATCCTGTCGCCGGCGGACCGGCTGTACCTGGACATGAAGTACGAGGCGGCGACCAAGCCGGGGCTGGCGTGGGCCGGGTACGTCCCGGTGCAGCGGGCGTACTCCTGGGACCCGGGGGCCTACCTGGCCGGGATCCCGGAATCCGCCGTGCTGGGCGTGGAGGCCCCGCTGTGGACGGAGAACGTCTCGACACGGGCCGAGTGGGAGCTGATGGCGTTCCCGCGCGTCCTGGGCCTGGCGGAACTGGGCTGGTCCCCGCGGTCCTCGCTGGACTGGGCCTCGTACGGCCGCCGCCTGGCGGCGCAGGCTCCCCGGCTGGACGCGCAGGGCATCGCCTTCTTCCGGGCGCCGGAGGTTCCCTGGCAGTGACCGGCCGGGCCGGGGCACGGGCCGTGGTCACAGCCCGTGGTCAGGGACAGCTGCTGTCGGCCCCGCCGGCCCCGTCGGCCGTCGAACCGACCTCTATCTCGAAACCGGCACCGGAAGCGAATTCCTGGCCGGAGCCAGGCCCGTAGAACTCGACGTAATCCCGTGCGCTGACGAAGTTGAGCATGAGCTGCTTCGCCTGTCCTTCCTCGCCCTTCGTGAAGCACAGTCCCTTCAGCTCGTAACCCGCCACCGGCTGGGGCCAGAACTGCCAGCCGTCGGCCTCCGCGGCCTTGCGGTAGTGGTCGAGGACTTCCTGACGGGTTCCCGGATACGCGTAGAGGCGCCCGGCCGAAAGCCAGGCGTCGCCGCTGTCGTCCGCGCACTCGGAGAGGAACCCGTCGTAGCTCTGGGGAGGCGTCGCGCCCGGCGGCGGCGAGGCGAGCAGGGGGAGCGACTCCAGTTCCTTCATCCGGGCTTCGGTCCCCTCGCAGGTGGTGAACGGGGAGAGCACCGAACAGCCGGTCAGGCCCCCGGCGACGACCGCGGCCGACAACAGCAGAGCGGCCACGCGGCCGGGGCGGATCCGGAACGGCACAGTGGCTCCCAGGTGTCGGCAGCAGCCGGCTGACAGGCGGAAAACGCGACGGCGTGATCGCGAAGAGGGCCATTATTGGGCTTCGCGGTCACGCTGTCACGCTGTTGGGCGGGGCGGTATCGAGGGACCGTATCGATACCGCCCCGCCCCGTCCGTCACCGCCGGGCGAAGGCCGCGACGGGGTTCTTGAGGGTGCCGATCAGCTGGAGCGCGGCGGACGGGTCGGCGAGGTCGACCATCTGCTTGTTGTTGCGCAGCTGGAGGCGGTTCAGGCAGGACAGCTGGAACTCCTCCGCGAAGAGGTCGTACCGCTCGAAGCGCTCCGCGAGCTGCGGCGTCGACTCCTGGTACGCGTGGCCGCAGTCCGCGACCGCCTGCCAGAAGGTGTCCTCCTCGCAGATGCCCTCCGCCGCCAGGATCGGGCCCAGGAAGCGGAAGAAGCAGTCGAACACGTCCGTGAAGATGGACAGCAGCTTCATGTCCTCCGGGATGTCCGCCCGGATCCGCTCGACCGCGGGCGGCAGGACCGCGTCCGGGTCCATGACCACGATCTCCTCGGCGATGTCCTTGAAGATCGCCCGCTTCACCACGCCGCCCTCGATGACGAGGATCGTGTTCTCGCCGTGCGGCATGTACGCGAGGTCGTACTGGTAGAAGCAGTGCAGGAGCGGGACCAGGTAGGCCCGCAGATAGTGGCGCAGCCACTCCGCCGGGGTCAGGCCCGACTCCGCGATCAGCGCGCCGACGAAGGACTTGCCCTCGGCATCGACGTGCAGGAGCGAGGCCATCGTGGCCAGGCGCTCGTCGCCCTGGATCGAGTTCACCGGGGACTCGCGCCACAGCGCGGCCAGCATCTTGCGGTACGGGGAGTACCGATCGGTGGCGCGCTCGTACTGGCGGTGGTGGTAGCCGATCGCCGCGCGCTCGCGGATGATCGAGAAGTCCACCGACTGCAGGACGTCGTCGCCCTCGATCAGCTGGTGCAGCCAGTCGTTGATGGCCGGGGTGGCCTCCATGTACGCCGCGGACAGACCGCGCATGAAGCCCATGTTCAGGACCGAGATGGCCGTCTTGACGTAGTGCTTCTCCGGTGCGCTCCGGTTGAAGAACGTACGGATCGACTGCTGCGCGAGGTACGCGTCCGGGCCCTCGCCCAGCAGCACCAGGCGGTGGTTGGCGATCTCGGCCGCGAAGGTGACCGTGGTCTTGTTCCACCACTGCCAGGGGTGCACGGGGAAGAGGTGGAAGTCGGCCAGGTCCAGGCCCAGCGCGGTCATCCGCTCCGCGAAGACGCCGATGGTCTCGTCGCCGAGCTCCTCGCGCATGAAGGAGTCGTGGTCCAGGCCGGCGCCCGCCGTGAAGGTGGAGACGTCCTTGCGGGCGGCCACCCACACCAGGTGGACCGGGCTCGCCGTCTCCGGGGCGTACGAGAGGTACTCGTGCACGCCGAAGCCGAGGCGGCCGTTGTTGGCCACGAAGCAGGGGTGGCCCTCGGTCATGCCCGTCTCGATGTCCTGGAAGGAGGACTTGGCGAGGACGTCGGCGGAGATCTGGGGCTTGGTGTACTTGAAGCCCGTGCCGGCCAGGGTGGAGGAGATCTCCTCCAGGTAGACCGGCAGGACCTGCGGGCTCAGGCCCAGGGTCTCGCGCAGCTCGATGTGGAAGTCGAGGGCGTCCGGGGCGAGCTCTTCGCCGCCCTGGAGGCGGGTGATCGAGGCCTCGTCCACGTCCCAGTGGTCCAGGGCGTACAGGTCGGCCTTGAACCGGTACTCGACCGAGGAGTCGTCGCTCAGGACCGAGTAGAGGCCGGAGCCCAGCGGCTTCGGGGTCAGGAGGCGTTCGTGGGAGAACTCCGCGAGGGCCTTGCGGACCAGCGCGCGGTTCGCCCGGGCCCACAGCTCCGGGGAGAGGTGGGCGACGGCGTCGGCGAGGCTCATATCGAGGACTCCTTCGTGATGCCGGTGGCCGCCTCGAACCGGGCGCGGGTGCAGAAGCTCAGCAGGGCTTCCTTCTCCGGCTTCCGGATCGGGCGTTCGGGCACGAAGCCGACGGCCTCGTTCAGGGCGTGCACGGCCGTGTTGCCGACGTCCGGCTCGACCACGACGCGCTCGGTCGACGGGTCGGCGAAGACGGCCGCCATGACGGTGGTGATGACGGCGCGGGTGAACCCGTGCAGCGGCTGGTCGCTGGGCGCGACGAGGAAGTGCATGCCGACGTCGCCGGGCTGGGCGTCGTACAGGCCGACCAGCTCCAGCTCGCTCGGGTCGTAGGTCTCCATCAGGAACGCCGGGCGGCCCTCGTGGAGGCCGATGAAGGCCTGGTGGTGCTCGTGGGCCGTGATCCGCATGTACTCGCGCTCGACGTCGGGCAGCGAGGCGTCCTGCATCATCCAGAAGGACGCCTTGGGGTGCGTGACCCAGCCGTGGAGCAGCTCCGCGTCGGCGAAGGGGTCCAGGGGACGGATGGCGAAGGTCCCGAGGGTCCCGTCGGTGCGGGCGTACAGGATCTCGTCGGTGGTGGTGCTCATACGTGCGTGCCTTCCGGGGCTGCGAACTGCTGGAACGCGATGGACTTCTCGACCTTGTAGTACTCGCGGCCGAGGAGCTCTCCGACGATGTACGCGTTGCGGTAGGCAGCCATGCCCAGGTCGGGCGAGGTGAGGGAGTGGTTGTGGGTCGTGCCGTTCTGCAGGTACACGCCGCGGCCCGTGGTGTCGATGCTGTAGTTGCGGGCGGCGTCGAGGCGGCCGTGCCCGTCGAAGTTCAGCCGGTCGCGCACGGGGGCGAGGAAGTCGGGGAAGCTGTACTTGTAGCCGGTGGCCAGGAGCAGGCCCTCGGTGGTGAGGGAGAAGTCCCGCTCCTGCTCCTCCTGGCGCAGCCCGAGGGTGTAGGTGCCCGTGGTGGTGTCGTACGCCGTGCTGTTCAGCGAGGTGTTGGTCAGCAGGGTCGTCGGCACCGCGCCCGGCATGGTGATCTTCTTCTGGTAGAGCAGGTCGAAGATGGCGTTGATCAGCTCGCCGTCGATGCCCTTGAAGAGGTTCTTCTGCTGGGTCTCCAGCCGGTAGCGGGTCTCCTCGGGGAGGGCGTGGAAGTAGTCCACGTACTCGGGGGAGGTCATCTCCAGCGTGAGCTTCGTGTACTCCAGCGGGAAGAACCGCGGCGAGCGGGTCACCCAGTTGAGCTGGTAGCCGTACGTGTCGATCTCGGCGAGGAGGTCGTAGTAGATCTCGGCCGCGCTCTGGCCGGAGCCGACCAGGGTGATCGACTTCTTCTTCTGCAGCTCTGCCTTGTTCTGCATGTACGCGGAGTTGTGCAGGAAGTCGCCGCCGAGCCCGGCGCAGGACTCCGGGACGAAGGGCGGGGTGCCCGTGCCCAGGACCAGGCGGCGGGCCAGGTGGGTCTCGCCCTTGTCGGTGCGGACCTCGTAGAGCCCGGCCCGCTCGTCGTAGGTGACCTCGGTGACGGAGGTGGAGTACAGGACGTTGTCGAGCCGGTCGGCGGCCCAGCGGCAGTAGTCGTTGTACTCGGCCCGCAGCGGGTAGAAGTTCTCACGGATGTAGAAGGAGTACAGCCGGTCCTTGTCCTTCAGGTAGTTCAGGAAGGAGAAGGGCGAGGTCGGGTCGGCGAGGGTGACCAGGTCCGACATGAACGGCGTCTGCAGGTGCGCGCCGTCCAGGAACATTCCCGCGTGCCACTCGAAGTGCGGCTTCGACTCGATGAAGAGGCCGTCGAGTTCGTCGATCGGGGCGGTCAGGCAGGCGAGTCCCAGGTTGAAGGGACCGAGGCCGATTCCGATGAAGTCACGAGGCGTGGGCAAGGGATTCTCCCAGGTACTGCTCGGCGTGGGACGCGAGGAGGTCGAGTACGGCCGCGATGTCGGCCGTCGTGGTCTGCGGGTTGAGGAGGGTGAACTTCAGGTACTGGTCCCCGTCCACCTTGGTGCCGGCGACGACGGCCTCACCGGAGGCGAACAGGGCCTTGCGGGCGTGCAGGTTGGCCTCGTCGACCAGGTCCTTGCGGAACTCGGTGCCTTCGAGTCGGGGCACGTATCGGAAGACGAGCGTGGAGATCTGGGGCTTGACGACGACCTCGAAGCGCGGGTGGGCGTCGATGACGTCCCAGCCGGCGGCGGCCAGGTCGATGACCTCGTCGAAGAGCGAGCCGATGCCGTCGGCGCCCATCACGCGCAGGGTCATCCAGAGCTTGAGCGCGTCGAACCGGCGCGTGGTCTGGATGGACTTGTCGACCTGGTTGGGGATGCGCTCCTCGGCCATGCGGCGCGGGTTGAGGTAGTCCGCGTGGTACGTGGCGTGCTTGAGGGTGTCGCGGTCGCGGACGAGCATGGCGCTGGAGCTGACCGGCTGGAAGAACGACTTGTGGTAGTCGACCGTGACCGAGTCGGCGTGCTCGATGCCGTCGAGGAGGTGCCGGCGGGTGGGGGAGACCAGCAGGCCGCAGC of the Streptomyces sp. NBC_01294 genome contains:
- a CDS encoding RNA-guided endonuclease InsQ/TnpB family protein → MKADAGRKYRAYPTEVQDQVLVRWGHTARALWNVALEQRVYLWEQRRYTLRSVEQSKFLTAARTDLDWMGDLPAQSGQQILRSLDRAYDNFWNPSHPAGFPARKKRGHRLSIPFPGQAVEVRKLNRKWAEVRLPKLGWLRFRLSRAIGGTVRNATVSRDGNGWHVSFGVHTGRMPDVPNGKPACGVDFGVAASAFVSTETTPRLMPRSLKAKEKKRLRALEQRKARQITYAKKHNGGKYSRRLRTTIAQIARLTTRRANRRRDFTHKLTTDLAKSHGLIGIEDLRVKSMTASAKGTAEAPGRNVRAKAGLNRSVLDNTPGERRRQLEYKARMYGSVLVAVPPFHTSQTCAACDLVDPGSRKGCGRLFACTRCGHEDDADHNASMEIEARARRTGGSDISSTRSIPRMRVPATGRRRMREALQPAHAG
- the glmS gene encoding glutamine--fructose-6-phosphate transaminase (isomerizing), which translates into the protein MCGIVGYIGKRDVAPLLLEGLQRLEYRGYDSAGIVVNTPKAPALKVVKAKGRVRELESRVPKRFAGTTGIAHTRWATHGAPSDLNSHPHLDPENKVAVVHNGIVDNCSELRAKLEADGVVFVSETDTEVIVHLIARSQADSLEEKVREALKVIDGTYGIAVMHADFADRIVVARNGSPVVLGIGEKEMFVASDVAALVAHTRQVVTLGDGEMATIKADDFRTYTTSGTTTTATPETVEWEAASYDMGGHDTYMHKEISEQPDAVDRVLRGRIDDRFNTVHLGGLNLDPREARGIRRVKILGCGTSYHAGLIGAGLIEGMARIPADAEPASEFRYRNPVVDPDTLYIAVSQSGETYDVLAAVQELKRKGARVLGVVNVVGSAIAREADGGVYVHAGPEVCVVSTKCFTNTVVAFALLAVHLGRIRDLSVTDGKRIIEGLRKLPAQIQEILDGEEDIKKLAAEYAEAKSMMFIGRVRGYPVALEASLKLKEISYIHAEAYPASELKHGPLALIEPSLPTVAIVPDDDLLEKNRAALEEIKARSGRILAVAHREQEKADHTIVVPKNEDELDPILMGIPLQLLAYHTALAMGRDIDKPRNLAKSVTVE
- a CDS encoding GNAT family N-acetyltransferase; this translates as MSTTTDEILYARTDGTLGTFAIRPLDPFADAELLHGWVTHPKASFWMMQDASLPDVEREYMRITAHEHHQAFIGLHEGRPAFLMETYDPSELELVGLYDAQPGDVGMHFLVAPSDQPLHGFTRAVITTVMAAVFADPSTERVVVEPDVGNTAVHALNEAVGFVPERPIRKPEKEALLSFCTRARFEAATGITKESSI
- a CDS encoding IucA/IucC family protein, which gives rise to MSLADAVAHLSPELWARANRALVRKALAEFSHERLLTPKPLGSGLYSVLSDDSSVEYRFKADLYALDHWDVDEASITRLQGGEELAPDALDFHIELRETLGLSPQVLPVYLEEISSTLAGTGFKYTKPQISADVLAKSSFQDIETGMTEGHPCFVANNGRLGFGVHEYLSYAPETASPVHLVWVAARKDVSTFTAGAGLDHDSFMREELGDETIGVFAERMTALGLDLADFHLFPVHPWQWWNKTTVTFAAEIANHRLVLLGEGPDAYLAQQSIRTFFNRSAPEKHYVKTAISVLNMGFMRGLSAAYMEATPAINDWLHQLIEGDDVLQSVDFSIIRERAAIGYHHRQYERATDRYSPYRKMLAALWRESPVNSIQGDERLATMASLLHVDAEGKSFVGALIAESGLTPAEWLRHYLRAYLVPLLHCFYQYDLAYMPHGENTILVIEGGVVKRAIFKDIAEEIVVMDPDAVLPPAVERIRADIPEDMKLLSIFTDVFDCFFRFLGPILAAEGICEEDTFWQAVADCGHAYQESTPQLAERFERYDLFAEEFQLSCLNRLQLRNNKQMVDLADPSAALQLIGTLKNPVAAFARR
- a CDS encoding beta-N-acetylhexosaminidase, giving the protein MRVLRRTLGALLVLGAAPAFLTACTTARGDDARPGDDPPPALAPFERLLPAPASADVAGPGYAFGPGTVVRTGPGPDEEVRRVGELLAEQLRGPSGLPLPVVDGAQGDGIRLRIDEEAEGVGDEGYRLESGPGGVTLTARTPAGLFHAGQTLRQLVPVSGPGTVPGGTITDAPRFAYRGAMVDIARHFFTVDQVKRYVDQLAQYKVNTLHLHLTDDQGWRLAIDSWPRLAQYGGGSEVGGGPGGHWTKDEYRELVAYAGERYVDVVPEIDMPGHMNAALASYAELNCDGKAPPRYTGTKVGFSSLCVGKERTYEFIDEVLGELAELTPGRYLHIGGDEAHVTPAADYAAFMDRAQAVVGRYGKTVVAWHQLAQARPAQGAVLQYWGHDKTPAADKAAVAAAAKAGHPVILSPADRLYLDMKYEAATKPGLAWAGYVPVQRAYSWDPGAYLAGIPESAVLGVEAPLWTENVSTRAEWELMAFPRVLGLAELGWSPRSSLDWASYGRRLAAQAPRLDAQGIAFFRAPEVPWQ
- a CDS encoding lysine N(6)-hydroxylase/L-ornithine N(5)-oxygenase family protein codes for the protein MPTPRDFIGIGLGPFNLGLACLTAPIDELDGLFIESKPHFEWHAGMFLDGAHLQTPFMSDLVTLADPTSPFSFLNYLKDKDRLYSFYIRENFYPLRAEYNDYCRWAADRLDNVLYSTSVTEVTYDERAGLYEVRTDKGETHLARRLVLGTGTPPFVPESCAGLGGDFLHNSAYMQNKAELQKKKSITLVGSGQSAAEIYYDLLAEIDTYGYQLNWVTRSPRFFPLEYTKLTLEMTSPEYVDYFHALPEETRYRLETQQKNLFKGIDGELINAIFDLLYQKKITMPGAVPTTLLTNTSLNSTAYDTTTGTYTLGLRQEEQERDFSLTTEGLLLATGYKYSFPDFLAPVRDRLNFDGHGRLDAARNYSIDTTGRGVYLQNGTTHNHSLTSPDLGMAAYRNAYIVGELLGREYYKVEKSIAFQQFAAPEGTHV